A stretch of Cryptosporangium aurantiacum DNA encodes these proteins:
- a CDS encoding SAM-dependent methyltransferase — MNEATAPDRPFAAGMYDYLLGGTANTAVDRATVEQMLTVLPEMRQGAWANRGFLQRAVARMAGEWNINQFIDLGAGLPTQRHTHEVVRELRPDGRVVYVDIDPMVIERGRTLLADEAGTDVLEADVRDAERVLTAPETRALIDFDQPVGLLMVAITHFVLDKDDPWGLVRRYVDAVPPGSYLAISAPTADKQSARIRDAMLAGLAKTPTPAVERSLEEFSRFLDGLEIVPPYPGAEPAVAHIGQWGAEDPVAADDDGSRWWYAAVARKPSDER; from the coding sequence ATGAATGAGGCAACGGCGCCCGATCGTCCCTTCGCGGCCGGGATGTACGACTACTTACTCGGTGGGACGGCGAACACCGCCGTCGATCGGGCGACCGTCGAGCAGATGCTCACGGTCCTCCCGGAGATGCGGCAGGGAGCCTGGGCGAACCGTGGTTTCCTCCAGCGTGCGGTCGCGCGCATGGCCGGCGAGTGGAACATCAACCAGTTCATCGATCTCGGCGCCGGGTTACCGACCCAGCGCCACACCCATGAGGTGGTGCGTGAGCTACGCCCGGACGGCCGCGTGGTCTACGTCGACATCGACCCCATGGTGATTGAGCGCGGGAGGACCTTGCTGGCCGACGAGGCCGGCACCGATGTCCTCGAGGCGGACGTCCGGGACGCCGAACGGGTGCTGACGGCTCCGGAAACCCGTGCGCTGATCGACTTCGACCAGCCGGTCGGGCTGCTCATGGTGGCGATCACCCACTTCGTGCTGGACAAGGACGACCCCTGGGGCCTCGTGCGGCGTTACGTCGACGCGGTTCCGCCCGGCTCGTACCTCGCGATCTCCGCGCCGACCGCCGACAAGCAGTCCGCCCGGATCCGGGACGCGATGCTGGCCGGCCTCGCCAAGACACCGACGCCGGCCGTCGAGCGGAGCCTGGAGGAGTTCAGCCGCTTCCTGGACGGCCTGGAGATCGTCCCGCCCTACCCCGGCGCGGAGCCGGCCGTGGCGCACATCGGACAGTGGGGCGCGGAGGACCCGGTTGCGGCGGACGACGACGGATCACGTTGGTGGTACGCGGCTGTTGCGCGCAAGCCGAGTGACGAGCGATAG
- a CDS encoding type IV toxin-antitoxin system AbiEi family antitoxin domain-containing protein, whose protein sequence is MDLSGLIERQSGLLLRSQANAAGVTDDAIRWHIARGEWQRVLKGLYATFSGPPTEEHRLIAATLYGGEGTQITGAAALRRHGVRYAPDDRRVHILVPLERRRSHRGFVIVTRTARPDQHPRLLPAMEICSVARAGADAARAGYPLTEIRAFLAEIVQRRLAPLSAFERELAEGSTAHSAVLRRVVAELKDGVRSAPEAEMRDVVALSSVLPPVQWNPRLIAADGTVLPTPDGWIQDVGLALETDSKEFHTSPVDWQRTLERHNLLARYGIMTLHFTPREIREHPEKVLATIEQTYRERPRGFRGAQASGGKS, encoded by the coding sequence GTGGATCTCTCGGGACTGATCGAGCGGCAGTCCGGCTTACTCCTGCGAAGCCAGGCGAACGCGGCGGGCGTGACCGATGACGCTATTCGCTGGCACATAGCGCGCGGCGAGTGGCAACGGGTTCTCAAAGGGCTTTATGCGACGTTCAGCGGGCCGCCCACCGAGGAGCACCGGTTGATCGCGGCGACGCTGTACGGCGGCGAGGGAACGCAGATCACCGGCGCTGCGGCCCTGCGCAGGCACGGTGTCCGCTACGCGCCGGACGATCGCCGCGTCCACATCCTCGTCCCGCTCGAGAGGCGCCGATCCCACCGAGGCTTCGTGATCGTCACGCGAACCGCCCGGCCTGATCAGCATCCGCGGCTGCTCCCGGCGATGGAAATCTGCTCGGTGGCGCGCGCCGGGGCAGATGCGGCACGGGCCGGCTATCCGCTGACGGAAATTCGCGCTTTTCTCGCCGAGATCGTTCAGCGGCGACTCGCGCCCCTGTCCGCGTTCGAGAGGGAGCTTGCCGAGGGCTCGACGGCACACAGCGCGGTGTTGCGTCGAGTGGTGGCCGAGCTGAAGGACGGCGTGCGGTCGGCGCCGGAGGCCGAAATGCGGGACGTGGTCGCGCTGAGCTCGGTGTTGCCGCCGGTGCAGTGGAACCCGCGCCTGATCGCGGCGGACGGCACCGTGCTGCCAACGCCGGACGGCTGGATCCAGGACGTCGGGCTCGCTCTGGAGACCGACTCGAAGGAGTTCCACACTTCTCCGGTTGACTGGCAGCGCACGTTGGAGCGTCACAATCTGCTCGCTCGGTACGGGATCATGACGCTGCATTTCACACCGCGGGAAATCCGGGAGCATCCGGAGAAGGTGCTCGCGACCATCGAGCAGACCTACCGCGAACGGCCGCGTGGCTTCCGGGGCGCGCAGGCGAGCGGTGGCAAATCGTAG
- a CDS encoding CapA family protein gives METGKQRRWIATGAAVALLALLALLVGVTSVPGGPDEGSFLRMAAPAAPDAPREPTVRIAAVGDIILGSTPRLPPQGGRTFFDDVRPALTGDVVSGNLESPLTDRSYSAKCATPPAAKEKKRPSEPPNRCFAFRVPPGYARWIADAGFTVMNVANNHARDYGNAGLDDTVGALRRHRVDHTGFAGQITRASVNGIRVAVLGFSPYGWTNSVLDIPAAAALVRRAAADADVVVVNTHIGAEGSDATHVRPGPENFLGEERGDPIRFAHAVVDAGADLVVGHSPHVLRGMEFYRGRLIAYSMGNFAGYRTLSTAGPLGVGAVVRVELRADGSWVGGTLVGTRMVNGGLPARDPGNEALTLVRRLSAADFGRTAVQVEPSGALSPPGT, from the coding sequence GTGGAGACCGGGAAACAGCGCCGGTGGATCGCGACCGGCGCCGCCGTCGCGCTGCTCGCCCTGCTCGCCCTGCTCGTCGGCGTGACGTCCGTCCCCGGCGGCCCGGACGAGGGATCGTTCCTGCGGATGGCCGCTCCGGCAGCCCCGGACGCTCCACGGGAACCGACGGTCCGGATCGCCGCGGTGGGCGACATCATCCTCGGTTCGACACCCCGGCTGCCGCCCCAGGGTGGCCGCACGTTCTTCGACGACGTCCGCCCCGCGCTGACCGGCGACGTCGTGTCCGGGAACCTGGAGTCGCCGCTGACCGACCGGTCGTACTCGGCGAAGTGCGCGACCCCGCCCGCGGCGAAGGAGAAGAAGCGGCCGAGCGAGCCCCCGAACCGCTGTTTCGCGTTCCGGGTCCCGCCGGGATACGCCCGGTGGATCGCGGACGCCGGCTTCACCGTGATGAACGTCGCCAACAACCACGCACGCGACTACGGCAACGCCGGGCTGGACGACACCGTCGGGGCGCTGCGCCGGCATCGTGTCGACCACACCGGGTTCGCCGGGCAGATCACCCGGGCGTCGGTGAACGGCATCCGGGTCGCGGTGCTCGGGTTCTCCCCCTACGGCTGGACGAACAGCGTCCTCGACATCCCGGCCGCCGCCGCGCTGGTCCGGCGCGCCGCCGCCGATGCCGACGTCGTCGTCGTCAACACGCACATCGGCGCGGAGGGGTCGGACGCGACACACGTCCGGCCGGGCCCGGAGAACTTCCTGGGCGAGGAGCGCGGTGACCCGATCCGGTTCGCTCACGCGGTGGTGGACGCCGGAGCCGACCTGGTCGTGGGACACAGCCCGCACGTGCTGCGCGGGATGGAGTTTTACCGTGGGCGCCTGATCGCGTACAGCATGGGAAACTTCGCCGGATACCGGACGCTGTCGACGGCCGGTCCGCTCGGCGTCGGCGCCGTGGTGCGCGTCGAACTGCGCGCGGACGGCAGCTGGGTCGGCGGGACGCTGGTCGGCACCCGGATGGTCAACGGGGGGCTGCCCGCCCGCGACCCGGGAAATGAGGCGCTGACGCTGGTTCGGCGGCTGTCCGCTGCCGACTTCGGCCGCACCGCCGTCCAGGTCGAACCCTCCGGCGCCCTCTCCCCGCCCGGAACCTGA
- a CDS encoding WD40 repeat domain-containing serine/threonine protein kinase, whose protein sequence is MSGWSSDPGQTPSGGYPSGGEPVSGGGGGPTLTEPQLVTGRSIRLPVGTGPDVRVLLRERISKNTGQATVFIAELLDPLPEAGEPGDPVAIRVVLERRGRPDVLQRMRREQRYATALRHPFLLPVFAQAEMPEFRREFDGVCLALVQVMPLCGEDLEDQVVKSNPPRLTADQILFDLVGIADALHHLHTPTGQRGVLVHRDVKPANILRWDRRSVLGDLGTLRDPQTGNPTGGVGTIPYMPPDEGTSPTPAWDMFSFGVVLAELLTARRPHDVAEKTPLAYLQAHLRHSLRPDLDELLAAEVGPERGRVVASLVRRCTDPDPHGRPTAVEARDELLPLLVADEQLRLHELVAFDTVAALDVVAVSALGLYGDQHPITRSAAERLAATLVASAAGMMEEGRPTAAKDYLERARRIQAALAEGGPTPVEATTDGPTRVQHWHRTSPAVLSAPPVVSAPPLPGATPVSGAAPVSGAAPVSGAAPVSGAAPVSGAAPVSGAAPVSGSYPVSGHPVSGHPVSGHPVSGHPVSGHPVSGHPVSGHPASGHPISGSPYASWRGNASGGPVYGAPYPPAGNGPARPAAPPDPPARKRTPLLAGLAVLLVLAVIGAGAYWFRGTGDDGENGDTAGPRISATPLAIGPSPAVQHKFTGHTQWINAVAFSPDGTRIASGSGDSTVRLWDAEFRSQIGDPLKGHTGTVYRVKFSTNNLLASVGGDGAVRLWNADTGTKVGVLTGHAGDTYGLAFSPDGRTIVSSGGDRTVRLWDVASQKEIARLTGHTDEVYSVAFSPDGKTVVSSGADDTIRLWDVASKKQIGDPLKATAGDIDSVAFSPDGTLVAGGGSDKVVRLWDVETRSLRADGPSALRGHTDNIYSLAFSPDGRTLATASIDDTTRLWDVASGKQIGQPLKAPGDVDAVAFSPDGRTLVDGGDEKVVRLWDLDARPVPTPTND, encoded by the coding sequence ATGAGCGGCTGGTCGAGCGACCCGGGGCAGACACCGTCCGGCGGCTACCCCAGTGGAGGCGAGCCCGTCAGCGGCGGTGGGGGCGGCCCGACGCTCACCGAGCCCCAGCTGGTCACCGGCCGCTCGATCCGGTTACCGGTCGGCACCGGGCCGGACGTCCGGGTGCTGCTGCGCGAGCGAATCTCCAAGAACACCGGGCAGGCCACGGTGTTCATCGCCGAGTTGCTCGACCCGCTGCCCGAGGCGGGGGAGCCCGGTGACCCGGTCGCGATCCGGGTCGTGCTGGAGCGGCGCGGCCGCCCGGACGTCCTGCAGCGGATGCGCCGCGAGCAGCGGTACGCGACCGCGCTGCGCCACCCGTTCCTGCTCCCGGTGTTCGCGCAGGCCGAGATGCCGGAGTTCCGTCGCGAGTTCGACGGGGTCTGCCTCGCGCTCGTCCAGGTCATGCCGCTGTGCGGGGAAGACCTGGAAGACCAGGTGGTCAAGTCCAACCCGCCGCGGCTGACCGCCGACCAGATCCTGTTCGACCTGGTCGGCATCGCGGACGCGCTGCACCACCTGCACACGCCCACCGGCCAGCGCGGTGTCCTCGTGCACCGGGACGTCAAGCCGGCGAACATCCTGCGGTGGGACCGGCGCAGCGTCCTCGGCGACCTCGGGACGCTCCGCGACCCGCAGACCGGTAACCCGACCGGTGGGGTCGGCACGATCCCGTACATGCCGCCGGACGAGGGCACCAGCCCGACCCCGGCCTGGGACATGTTCAGCTTCGGCGTGGTGCTGGCCGAGCTGCTCACCGCGCGGCGTCCGCACGACGTGGCGGAGAAGACGCCGCTGGCCTACCTGCAAGCGCACCTGCGCCACAGCCTGCGCCCCGACCTGGACGAGTTGCTGGCCGCCGAGGTCGGGCCGGAGCGCGGCCGGGTGGTCGCGAGCCTGGTGCGGCGCTGCACGGATCCCGACCCGCACGGCCGCCCGACCGCAGTCGAGGCGCGGGACGAGCTGTTGCCGCTGCTGGTGGCCGACGAGCAGCTGCGGCTGCACGAGCTGGTCGCGTTCGACACGGTGGCGGCGCTGGACGTGGTGGCGGTGTCGGCGCTCGGCCTCTACGGCGACCAGCACCCGATCACCCGGTCGGCTGCCGAGCGGCTGGCCGCGACGCTGGTCGCGTCGGCGGCCGGGATGATGGAGGAGGGGCGGCCGACCGCGGCCAAGGACTACCTGGAGCGGGCGCGGCGGATCCAGGCGGCGCTCGCCGAGGGCGGGCCGACGCCGGTGGAGGCGACGACCGACGGGCCGACCCGGGTCCAGCACTGGCACCGGACGTCCCCGGCCGTCTTGTCCGCCCCGCCGGTCGTGTCGGCACCACCGCTCCCCGGCGCAACCCCGGTCTCGGGTGCGGCGCCCGTCTCAGGAGCGGCGCCGGTCTCGGGTGCGGCGCCCGTCTCCGGTGCGGCCCCGGTGTCCGGCGCGGCCCCGGTGTCCGGCGCAGCGCCGGTCTCCGGCTCGTATCCCGTCTCCGGTCACCCCGTCTCCGGCCACCCGGTATCGGGTCATCCGGTATCGGGTCACCCCGTTTCCGGTCACCCCGTTTCCGGCCATCCGGTCTCCGGGCATCCGGCGTCGGGGCACCCGATCTCGGGGAGCCCGTACGCGTCGTGGCGAGGCAATGCGTCCGGCGGCCCGGTCTACGGCGCCCCGTACCCGCCCGCGGGCAACGGCCCGGCGCGCCCCGCCGCTCCGCCGGACCCGCCCGCCCGCAAGCGCACGCCGCTGCTCGCCGGCCTTGCCGTGCTGCTGGTGCTCGCGGTGATCGGCGCAGGCGCGTACTGGTTCCGCGGCACCGGCGACGACGGCGAGAACGGCGACACCGCGGGCCCGCGCATCAGCGCGACGCCGCTGGCGATCGGCCCCTCCCCGGCCGTCCAGCACAAGTTCACCGGCCACACCCAGTGGATCAACGCGGTCGCGTTCAGCCCGGACGGGACCCGGATCGCGTCCGGCAGCGGCGACAGCACGGTGCGGCTCTGGGACGCCGAGTTCCGCAGCCAGATCGGCGACCCGCTGAAGGGCCACACCGGCACCGTCTACCGGGTCAAATTCAGCACGAACAACCTGCTGGCTTCGGTCGGCGGCGACGGCGCGGTGCGGCTCTGGAACGCCGACACCGGCACCAAGGTCGGCGTCCTCACCGGGCACGCCGGCGATACGTACGGGCTGGCGTTCTCCCCGGACGGACGGACGATCGTCTCCTCCGGTGGTGACCGCACGGTCCGGCTGTGGGACGTCGCGTCCCAGAAGGAGATCGCACGGCTCACCGGCCACACCGACGAGGTCTACAGCGTCGCGTTCTCGCCGGACGGCAAGACCGTGGTCAGCAGCGGCGCGGACGACACGATCCGGCTCTGGGACGTCGCCTCGAAGAAGCAGATCGGCGATCCGCTGAAGGCGACGGCGGGCGACATCGACTCGGTCGCGTTCAGCCCGGACGGCACGCTGGTGGCGGGCGGCGGCTCGGACAAGGTCGTCCGGCTCTGGGACGTGGAGACGAGGTCGCTGCGGGCCGACGGCCCGTCGGCGCTGCGCGGCCACACCGACAACATCTACAGCCTGGCGTTCAGCCCGGACGGCCGGACGCTGGCCACCGCCAGCATCGACGACACGACCCGCCTGTGGGACGTGGCATCCGGCAAGCAGATCGGGCAGCCGCTGAAGGCTCCTGGGGACGTGGACGCGGTCGCGTTCAGCCCGGACGGCCGGACGCTGGTCGACGGCGGCGACGAGAAGGTCGTCCGCCTCTGGGACCTGGACGCCCGGCCGGTGCCGACGCCCACCAACGACTGA
- a CDS encoding DUF397 domain-containing protein: MSVPRKPTVHDLRIDVAAQNWQRSGAGDGSIEVAFTEAIGERWVLMRVAGDPDERVLVYDQFEWECFVDGVRNGEFDDAV; the protein is encoded by the coding sequence GTGTCCGTACCGAGAAAGCCCACAGTGCATGATCTGCGTATCGACGTCGCTGCGCAGAACTGGCAGCGCTCGGGCGCCGGTGACGGGTCGATCGAGGTGGCGTTCACCGAGGCCATCGGTGAACGGTGGGTGTTGATGCGGGTCGCCGGGGACCCGGATGAGCGGGTGCTGGTCTACGACCAGTTCGAGTGGGAGTGCTTCGTCGACGGAGTGCGGAACGGCGAGTTCGACGACGCGGTCTGA
- a CDS encoding LPXTG cell wall anchor domain-containing protein, giving the protein MNWSSGGTSWLEGLSAFGVLMLFVAGWFRSRRRRDRND; this is encoded by the coding sequence GTGAACTGGTCGTCGGGCGGCACGTCGTGGCTGGAAGGCCTGTCGGCGTTCGGGGTGCTGATGCTCTTCGTGGCGGGCTGGTTCCGGTCGCGGCGGCGCCGCGACCGGAACGACTGA